CCTGGCATCTACTGACCCGGCTTTCGTGGGTAGTACACCCGCTCCATATCGGGGAGCTGCGGATATTCCCCACACACGATATCATCCATGATCGTCCGGAACCCTTCCATGGCAGACAACAGAGCCTCGGCTTTGGCGTCTGCCCGAGGGTAGGCATTGCGCAGGGGCAGGACGATCTTTCCGATCCTGTTCCGCAACTCAAAAAGCTCTTCACCGTATTTTTTATGTTCTTCCAGACTGATTTTTTTCATTTTGCACCATATCTATGGAGGTTGTCATGCCGAAAAACGTAAAAACAGACGCATATATGACCAGAGCAGAGGTTGCCGAGCATTTTGGTATTACTGCCCAGAGCGTATCCAACCTATATCGGGAAGGGAAGCTCCCGCCTCCGTTGGTTCTGGGGCGCACTTGCCTTCGCTGGCCCCGGCACATTATCGAAAATTTTTATCAGGCCCAGCAGTCTCAATCCAGCCACTGATCCCATGCGCTGTCATCATGCCCCCCGGTCGGATCCACCTGCACCGGGGGCGGCATGGTTTTCAGGGTGTCCAGCCAGTCGGCCCAGGCCTGCATCATCTGTATCCGGTCCTCCACAAACTCCGTCCTGTTGTAGGCTCTGCCCAGTGCATCTTTCACCCGGTGACCCAGCTGCATTTCCACAATGCTTTCCGGATATTTCAAAGTTTCCACCAGATGTGTCCGTGCCACAGCCCTCCAGCCATGTCCTGTCATTCTGCCCTGATATCCCAGAGAGTCCAGAGCCGCTTTAATGGCCATGTCACTGATGCACCTGTTTTTGTGCCTCAGGGACGGGAACACGTATTCACCAAGTCCGGTCAAGGCCCTGAGTTCAACCAGTATTTTCATGGCCTGCCTGGAAAGGGGCGTGATGATGTCCGTCTTTGTCTTGGATGTCTGCCAGATCCACAGCGCTCTGCGCGGGTTGATCTCCTGCCATCGCATGTGTCGCAGCTCTCCGGGCCTGCAGAAGATCAGGGGCAGCACCCGGAGGGCCGCTTTGACGACAGGGCTTCCGGTGTAACCGTCTATGGACCTCAGTAGCGCACCCAGCTCCACCGGGTCCAGAATGGCCACAAAATGTTCCACCTTGCGGACGGGCAGCAAACCCCGCAGATCCTGTGTCGGATCCCGCTCCGCCATGCCCTGTCCGACGCAATAGCGGAAGACCTGACCCATCAGATTCTTGACCCGCTGCGCCGTCACCAGATGCCCGGCGTCGCAGATGACCTGCAGGCGGGATAAAATCATAGGAGCTGTGATCTTATCGGGTCTTTTTCCCTTAAAGTAGGGATAGACATGCTTTTCCAGCAGCAGGCGGTTTCTTTCGCGATGGCTTTCCTGTACCTCACGGCCATGGACATGGATTAGCCACCGGGAGGCGATGGCCTCGAAGGTTTTGTCTTCTTCCGTCCGGGCTTCTTCCCTGGGGTTTTTGCCATCGGCAATCAGCCTCCGGAAATCCACCACCTGTTCCCGTGCTGCTTTAATGCCTAGTCCCGGATATTCCCCCAGTCTCATTTCCTGGGCTTTTTTTTGAAAATAATACCGGAAAACCCAAAATTTACGACCGCTCCGCTCGATGGCTAAAAAAAGTCCGTTCCCGTCCCTGAGCACAATCCGCTTTCCATCGGGAGTTGCCG
This genomic window from Desulfobotulus pelophilus contains:
- a CDS encoding tyrosine-type recombinase/integrase, coding for MAFLNYTKIEAATPDGKRIVLRDGNGLFLAIERSGRKFWVFRYYFQKKAQEMRLGEYPGLGIKAAREQVVDFRRLIADGKNPREEARTEEDKTFEAIASRWLIHVHGREVQESHRERNRLLLEKHVYPYFKGKRPDKITAPMILSRLQVICDAGHLVTAQRVKNLMGQVFRYCVGQGMAERDPTQDLRGLLPVRKVEHFVAILDPVELGALLRSIDGYTGSPVVKAALRVLPLIFCRPGELRHMRWQEINPRRALWIWQTSKTKTDIITPLSRQAMKILVELRALTGLGEYVFPSLRHKNRCISDMAIKAALDSLGYQGRMTGHGWRAVARTHLVETLKYPESIVEMQLGHRVKDALGRAYNRTEFVEDRIQMMQAWADWLDTLKTMPPPVQVDPTGGHDDSAWDQWLD